The following are encoded together in the Fusobacterium sp. DD2 genome:
- the tuf gene encoding elongation factor Tu, with product MSKAKYERSKPHVNIGTIGHVDHGKTTTTAAISKVLSDLGLAQKVDFGNIDAAPEEKERGITINTSHIEYETKNRHYAHVDCPGHADYVKNMITGAAQMDGAILVVSAADGPMPQTREHILLSRQVGVPYIVVYLNKADMVDDPELLELVEMEVRELLNEYGFPGDEIPVVVGSSLGALNGEQKWVDKIIELVDAVDNYIPTPERAVDQPFLMPIEDVFTITGRGTVVTGRVERGIIKVGEEVEIVGIKPTTKTIVTGVEMFRKLLDQGQAGDNIGALLRGTKKEDVERGQVLAKPGSITPHTNFKGEVYVLTKEEGGRHTPFFTGYRPQFYFRTTDITGQVTLPEGVEMVMPGDNITMTVELIHPIAMEAGLRFAIREGGRTVASGVVSQIIK from the coding sequence ATGTCTAAAGCGAAATATGAAAGAAGTAAACCACATGTTAACATTGGAACAATAGGGCACGTTGACCACGGAAAAACAACAACTACAGCAGCTATATCAAAAGTTCTATCAGACTTAGGACTAGCTCAAAAAGTTGATTTCGGAAATATCGACGCAGCTCCAGAAGAAAAAGAAAGAGGAATTACAATCAATACATCTCACATTGAGTATGAAACTAAAAACAGACACTATGCTCACGTTGACTGTCCAGGACACGCTGACTACGTAAAAAACATGATTACAGGAGCAGCTCAAATGGACGGAGCAATACTTGTTGTATCTGCAGCTGATGGACCAATGCCACAAACTAGAGAACACATTCTATTATCTAGACAAGTTGGAGTTCCATACATTGTTGTATACTTAAATAAAGCTGATATGGTAGATGACCCAGAATTACTAGAATTAGTTGAAATGGAAGTTAGAGAATTATTAAATGAATATGGATTCCCAGGAGATGAAATTCCAGTTGTTGTTGGATCTTCATTAGGTGCATTAAATGGAGAACAAAAATGGGTTGACAAGATTATTGAATTAGTTGATGCAGTAGATAACTACATCCCAACTCCTGAAAGAGCTGTAGACCAACCATTCCTAATGCCAATAGAAGACGTATTCACTATTACAGGAAGAGGAACAGTTGTAACAGGAAGAGTTGAAAGAGGAATAATCAAAGTTGGAGAAGAAGTTGAAATAGTTGGAATTAAACCTACTACTAAGACTATAGTAACTGGAGTAGAAATGTTCAGAAAACTTCTTGATCAAGGTCAAGCAGGAGACAACATTGGAGCTCTATTAAGAGGAACTAAGAAAGAAGACGTTGAAAGAGGACAAGTTCTTGCTAAACCAGGATCAATCACTCCTCATACAAACTTCAAAGGAGAAGTATACGTTCTAACTAAAGAAGAAGGAGGAAGACATACTCCATTCTTTACAGGATATAGACCACAATTCTACTTTAGAACAACTGACATAACTGGACAAGTTACATTACCTGAAGGAGTAGAAATGGTAATGCCAGGAGACAATATCACAATGACAGTTGAATTAATTCACCCAATCGCAATGGAAGCAGGATTAAGATTCGCTATCAGAGAAGGTGGAAGAACAGTAGCTTCTGGAGTAGTTTCTCAAATAATTAAATAA
- a CDS encoding radical SAM protein has translation MFNHVFGPVPSRRLGMSLGVDLVTGKSCNMNCIFCECGRTTGLTIERRRFKDPEEVKKEIKLALEEVTPDYITFSGSGEPTLSLDLGDIIDWIKKNTAVKVCVITNSLLLDDMKVVEELKNADLIIPTINSVDNLIFKKINRPSVKDNIDRVTKGIENLSRYYKGDTYLECFIIEGLNDSDEHTDRMAKFLKPLHFTKLQLNSLDREGAESWVKPASMETLEKVKGRYVHNGIENVEIIKKLQERKDKIEMDEELVRNMETKRKYSAEELKKIYKM, from the coding sequence ATGTTTAATCATGTGTTTGGACCTGTTCCATCAAGAAGGCTTGGAATGTCTTTAGGTGTAGATCTGGTAACAGGAAAAAGTTGTAATATGAACTGTATCTTCTGTGAATGTGGAAGAACAACTGGTCTTACAATTGAAAGAAGAAGATTTAAGGATCCAGAAGAGGTAAAAAAAGAGATAAAATTGGCTTTAGAAGAGGTAACCCCTGACTATATAACTTTTTCAGGAAGTGGAGAACCAACTCTTAGCCTGGATCTTGGAGATATAATTGACTGGATAAAAAAGAATACAGCTGTAAAAGTCTGTGTAATAACAAACTCTCTTCTTTTAGATGATATGAAAGTTGTAGAGGAGTTAAAAAATGCAGATCTTATAATTCCTACAATTAACAGTGTAGATAACCTTATATTCAAAAAGATAAATAGACCATCTGTAAAAGATAATATAGATAGAGTGACGAAAGGGATTGAAAATTTAAGCAGATATTATAAAGGGGACACATATTTAGAGTGCTTTATAATAGAGGGTTTAAATGACAGTGATGAGCATACTGATAGAATGGCAAAATTTTTAAAACCACTTCATTTTACAAAGCTTCAGCTTAACTCTTTAGATAGAGAGGGAGCAGAAAGCTGGGTAAAACCTGCTTCTATGGAAACACTTGAAAAAGTTAAAGGGAGATATGTTCATAACGGTATTGAAAATGTTGAGATAATAAAGAAGCTTCAAGAGAGAAAAGATAAGATAGAGATGGATGAAGAACTTGTAAGAAACATGGAAACAAAGAGAAAGTACTCAGCTGAGGAATTGAAAAAAATATATAAGATGTAA
- the yvcK gene encoding uridine diphosphate-N-acetylglucosamine-binding protein YvcK has protein sequence MTKKPKVVVIGGGSGISVVLRGLKYLPIDLTAIVSVADDGGSSGVLRKEFNSPPPGDLRNVLIALSDVEPIIEDVFQYRFDKGSSLGGHPLGNLLILAMNEITGDIGEAMYRLRKLFNIKARILPATTERIVLYGEMEDGEIIEGESQIPKSGKKIKRVFYKRNIKAPEMNLKELEEADLIVFGIGSLYTSLLPDLLLDGIKEALEKNRGKKVYVCNAMQQPGETAGFTAYDHVKVLRDTIGDIIDEVIVDTRELPQETIDRYKKYQGGRVKVDKEKIEELGIKVIDRDILEVDKKGMVRHHPYKLAATLYSLIEKWGNFYV, from the coding sequence ATGACTAAGAAGCCGAAAGTTGTCGTAATTGGCGGTGGAAGTGGAATTTCAGTTGTATTAAGGGGTTTAAAATATCTTCCTATAGATTTGACAGCTATTGTATCAGTAGCAGATGATGGTGGAAGCAGTGGTGTACTTAGAAAAGAATTTAATTCACCACCACCTGGAGATTTAAGAAATGTTCTGATAGCTCTAAGTGATGTTGAGCCTATTATAGAAGATGTATTTCAGTATAGATTTGACAAGGGAAGTTCTTTAGGAGGACATCCATTGGGAAATCTTTTGATACTGGCTATGAATGAGATTACAGGTGACATAGGAGAGGCTATGTATAGGCTAAGAAAGCTATTTAACATCAAAGCTAGAATCTTGCCTGCAACTACTGAAAGAATTGTCTTATATGGTGAAATGGAAGACGGAGAGATAATTGAAGGAGAGTCTCAGATACCAAAATCTGGGAAAAAGATAAAAAGAGTATTTTATAAGAGAAATATAAAAGCTCCAGAGATGAATTTGAAAGAGCTTGAAGAAGCTGATCTTATTGTATTTGGAATAGGAAGTTTATATACTTCACTGTTACCAGATCTTCTTTTAGATGGAATAAAAGAGGCACTGGAAAAAAACAGAGGAAAAAAAGTATATGTTTGTAATGCTATGCAACAACCTGGAGAAACAGCAGGGTTTACTGCCTATGATCATGTGAAGGTATTGCGTGATACAATAGGAGATATAATTGATGAGGTAATAGTAGATACAAGAGAACTTCCTCAGGAGACCATTGATAGATATAAGAAATATCAAGGTGGCCGTGTAAAGGTTGATAAGGAGAAAATAGAGGAACTTGGAATCAAAGTAATAGATAGGGATATATTGGAAGTTGATAAGAAAGGAATGGTAAGACACCACCCATATAAACTGGCAGCTACATTATACTCTTTAATTGAAAAATGGGGGAATTTCTATGTTTAA
- a CDS encoding dihydrodipicolinate synthase family protein, producing the protein MRNVEKYQGVIPAFYACYDKDGNISVEGVKALTKYFIEVGVKGVYVGGSSGECIYQSKEERKLVLETIMKEAKGKLTVIAHVACNNTADSMELAAHAEKCGVDAIAAIPPIYFHLPEHAIAKYWNDISSAAPNTDFVIYNIPQLAGVALTPSLYKEMLKNPRVIGVKNSSMPIQDIQIFKAIGGEGKVVFNGPDEQFIGGFMIGADGGIGGTYGAMPKLFLKALDCLKKGDYKTARAIQYDVNDIITALCSCKGNMYGVIKATLKINHNIEIGGVRAPLAQLAPEDMPKVEACAKLIRDTEAKYL; encoded by the coding sequence ATGAGAAATGTAGAAAAATACCAAGGAGTAATCCCAGCATTTTACGCTTGTTATGACAAAGATGGAAATATAAGCGTTGAAGGAGTAAAAGCTTTAACTAAATATTTTATAGAAGTAGGAGTTAAAGGTGTATACGTTGGAGGATCATCAGGAGAATGTATATATCAATCTAAAGAAGAAAGAAAATTAGTTCTTGAAACTATAATGAAAGAAGCAAAAGGAAAATTAACTGTAATAGCTCACGTAGCTTGTAACAATACTGCAGACAGTATGGAACTTGCTGCTCATGCTGAAAAATGTGGAGTAGACGCAATAGCTGCTATACCACCTATTTATTTCCACTTACCAGAACATGCAATAGCAAAATACTGGAACGATATTTCAAGTGCAGCTCCTAATACAGACTTTGTTATTTACAACATACCTCAATTAGCAGGAGTGGCTTTAACACCATCTCTATATAAAGAAATGTTAAAAAATCCTCGTGTTATAGGAGTTAAAAACTCATCTATGCCAATTCAAGATATTCAAATCTTTAAAGCAATAGGTGGAGAAGGAAAAGTTGTATTCAACGGTCCAGATGAACAATTTATCGGAGGATTCATGATAGGAGCAGATGGAGGAATCGGTGGAACTTATGGTGCTATGCCTAAATTATTCCTTAAAGCTTTAGACTGCCTTAAAAAAGGAGATTACAAAACAGCTCGTGCTATTCAATATGATGTAAATGATATTATAACAGCTCTATGCTCTTGCAAAGGAAATATGTATGGAGTAATAAAAGCTACTTTAAAAATCAACCACAACATTGAAATTGGTGGAGTTCGTGCACCTCTTGCTCAATTAGCACCAGAAGATATGCCAAAAGTAGAAGCTTGTGCTAAATTAATAAGAGATACAGAAGCTAAATATTTATAA
- the rbsB gene encoding ribose ABC transporter substrate-binding protein RbsB — MKKMVKLFGIAALVLAASTVANAEKIGLVVSTQNNPFFVTLKEGAEAKAKDLGDELIVLDSQNDPSKELGNVEDLLIKGVDVLLINPTDSDAVASAVKAANRKKVPVVTLDRAANKGQVVSHVASDNVLGGEMAGNFIIEKLNGKGKVVELEGIPGTTAARDRGEGFNKVAKGKLDVVAKQPADFDRTKGLTVMENILQAQPEIDAVFAHNDEMALGALKAIEASGRNIIVVGFDATDDAVASVKDGKLAATVAQKPAEIGAKGVEIAHKIIKHETVPANVPVPLQLITK, encoded by the coding sequence ATGAAAAAAATGGTTAAATTGTTTGGAATTGCGGCTTTAGTTTTAGCAGCTTCTACTGTTGCTAATGCTGAAAAAATCGGACTTGTAGTATCTACACAAAACAACCCATTCTTTGTTACATTAAAAGAGGGAGCAGAAGCAAAGGCTAAGGATCTTGGAGATGAACTGATAGTTTTAGATTCTCAAAATGACCCATCAAAAGAGCTTGGAAATGTTGAGGACCTGTTAATAAAAGGAGTAGATGTACTTTTAATTAACCCAACAGATTCTGATGCAGTTGCAAGTGCTGTAAAAGCAGCAAATAGAAAAAAAGTTCCTGTAGTAACTCTAGATAGAGCTGCTAATAAAGGACAAGTTGTTTCTCACGTAGCTTCTGACAACGTATTAGGTGGAGAGATGGCTGGAAACTTCATAATTGAAAAACTTAATGGAAAAGGAAAAGTTGTAGAACTTGAAGGAATTCCTGGTACTACTGCTGCAAGAGACAGAGGAGAAGGATTCAACAAAGTTGCAAAAGGAAAACTTGATGTAGTTGCAAAACAACCTGCTGATTTTGATAGAACTAAAGGACTTACTGTAATGGAAAATATATTACAAGCTCAACCTGAAATAGATGCAGTATTTGCTCATAATGATGAGATGGCTTTAGGAGCTTTAAAAGCTATTGAAGCATCAGGAAGAAATATAATTGTAGTTGGATTTGACGCTACTGATGATGCAGTTGCATCTGTAAAAGATGGTAAACTTGCTGCTACAGTTGCTCAAAAACCTGCAGAAATAGGAGCTAAAGGTGTAGAGATTGCTCATAAAATAATAAAACATGAAACTGTACCTGCTAATGTTCCTGTACCTTTACAACTTATAACTAAATAG
- the rbsC gene encoding ribose ABC transporter permease: MLKKLWNNKPLIGLIIFAIIVSVLNPRFLTYANILNVLRQTSINSIIAIGMTMVILTGGIDLSVGSILAFCGAVMAYLLNAGYNPLIAFVMTLILGLLFGFFNGFLVSKMKLQAFIVTLVTMTFLRGATLVFTDGRPITVDDGGVLFENIGGGYMANIPVPIYVMVILFIAAHYLLMHTKFGRYTYAIGGNEEATKLSGINVCKVKIWIYGLCGMLSALAGIILTSRLFSAQPTAGSGYELDAIAAVVLGGTSLSGGVGRITGTALGAIIIGVLGNALNLLNVSSYYQMMIKAAVILIAVLIDRKSNK; the protein is encoded by the coding sequence ATGTTAAAAAAACTATGGAATAATAAACCTTTAATAGGACTTATTATATTTGCAATAATAGTGTCTGTACTTAATCCAAGATTTTTAACTTATGCAAATATCTTAAATGTGTTAAGACAGACATCTATCAACTCAATAATAGCAATAGGGATGACTATGGTAATTCTAACAGGTGGAATAGATCTTTCAGTTGGTTCAATTCTTGCATTTTGTGGTGCTGTAATGGCATATCTTTTAAATGCTGGATACAATCCTCTTATTGCATTTGTTATGACTTTGATATTGGGACTTCTATTTGGATTCTTCAATGGATTTTTAGTTTCTAAGATGAAACTTCAGGCCTTCATAGTTACATTGGTAACAATGACATTTTTAAGAGGAGCAACTCTTGTATTTACAGATGGAAGACCTATTACAGTAGATGATGGTGGAGTACTATTTGAAAATATAGGTGGAGGATATATGGCAAATATCCCAGTGCCTATCTATGTTATGGTAATACTTTTTATAGCAGCTCACTATCTTTTGATGCATACAAAATTTGGAAGATATACATATGCCATTGGAGGAAATGAAGAGGCAACTAAACTTTCAGGGATAAATGTATGTAAGGTAAAAATATGGATATATGGTCTTTGTGGAATGCTTTCTGCTCTTGCAGGGATTATTCTTACATCGAGACTGTTTTCAGCTCAACCAACAGCAGGAAGTGGATATGAACTTGATGCTATAGCTGCAGTTGTGCTAGGTGGAACTTCTCTTTCAGGAGGAGTTGGAAGAATTACGGGAACTGCTCTTGGAGCTATAATAATAGGTGTATTGGGAAATGCCCTAAACCTTTTAAATGTATCTTCATATTATCAAATGATGATTAAAGCAGCTGTAATATTGATAGCGGTACTAATAGACAGAAAGTCTAATAAATAA
- the rbsA gene encoding ribose ABC transporter ATP-binding protein RbsA yields the protein MEKEVVLKMTDITKSFPGVKALDGANLNIYRGRVMALMGENGAGKSTLIKVMTGIYTKDSGSVSVWGKEVDFKNVSDSQKAGIAVIHQELNLIPELTITDNIFLGRELTNKFGKIDSALMKMEARALLDKLNIKEKEDTFVKELTIGKMQMVEIAKALSQNAKIIVMDEPTAALTDSETESLFKVIHELTKEGKSIVYISHRLKEIPEICDDITIMRNGKYICEAEVKDIDEEFIIRNMVGRELHEQFPRVKVEKGKEVLRVEHLKNHYVNDVSFGLCEGEILGISGLMGAGRTELAKTIYGNIKKDSGKVIIDGEERDIKSEKDGIDAGIAYVSEDRKGDGLVLGMSVKENMTLSALRYFCKLFQLEHKKEKASVDDYVEKFGIKTPTINQKMKNLSGGNQQKVAIAKALLINPKILILDEPTRGVDVGAKKEIYDFINELKGKGMSIIMISSEMPEIMGLSDRILVVHNGEITGEFTAEEATQEDIMRCAVGGKRC from the coding sequence ATGGAAAAAGAAGTTGTATTAAAAATGACTGACATAACCAAGAGTTTTCCTGGGGTAAAAGCTTTAGATGGTGCCAATTTGAATATCTATAGGGGAAGAGTAATGGCTCTTATGGGAGAAAATGGTGCTGGAAAATCAACTCTTATAAAAGTTATGACAGGGATATATACCAAAGACAGTGGTTCTGTATCTGTGTGGGGTAAAGAGGTGGATTTTAAAAATGTAAGTGATTCTCAAAAGGCTGGGATAGCTGTTATTCACCAGGAACTTAACCTTATTCCAGAGCTTACCATAACAGATAATATATTTTTAGGAAGAGAACTCACTAATAAATTTGGAAAGATAGATTCAGCTCTTATGAAAATGGAAGCTAGAGCTCTTTTAGATAAACTTAATATAAAGGAGAAAGAGGATACCTTTGTAAAGGAACTTACTATAGGAAAGATGCAGATGGTGGAGATAGCTAAGGCACTTTCACAAAATGCAAAGATTATCGTGATGGATGAACCTACAGCAGCTCTTACTGACAGTGAAACTGAAAGCCTCTTTAAAGTAATACATGAGCTTACTAAAGAGGGAAAAAGCATTGTGTATATCTCGCATAGATTGAAAGAGATACCTGAGATATGTGATGATATTACTATAATGAGAAATGGTAAGTATATATGTGAAGCTGAAGTTAAGGATATAGATGAGGAATTTATCATTAGAAATATGGTTGGAAGAGAGCTTCATGAGCAGTTTCCAAGAGTGAAAGTTGAAAAGGGAAAAGAGGTGCTTCGTGTAGAGCATCTTAAGAATCACTATGTAAATGATGTATCTTTTGGACTTTGTGAAGGTGAGATACTTGGAATATCTGGTCTTATGGGAGCAGGAAGAACAGAACTTGCTAAAACTATATATGGAAATATAAAAAAGGATAGCGGAAAAGTAATTATAGATGGAGAAGAAAGAGATATAAAAAGTGAAAAAGATGGAATAGATGCAGGAATTGCCTATGTATCTGAGGATAGAAAAGGTGATGGACTGGTTTTAGGAATGAGTGTTAAAGAAAATATGACACTTTCAGCTTTGAGATATTTCTGTAAACTTTTCCAGCTTGAACATAAAAAAGAGAAGGCAAGTGTAGATGACTATGTTGAAAAATTTGGTATCAAGACTCCTACAATTAATCAAAAAATGAAAAATCTCAGTGGTGGTAATCAACAGAAGGTAGCAATAGCCAAGGCGTTGCTTATCAATCCTAAAATTCTTATTTTAGACGAACCTACACGTGGAGTAGACGTAGGAGCTAAAAAAGAGATATATGACTTTATAAATGAGCTTAAAGGAAAAGGGATGAGTATTATAATGATATCTTCTGAAATGCCTGAAATAATGGGATTAAGTGATAGAATACTGGTAGTGCACAATGGTGAGATTACTGGGGAATTTACAGCTGAAGAGGCTACTCAGGAAGATATTATGAGATGTGCAGTAGGAGGAAAAAGATGTTAA
- the rbsD gene encoding D-ribose pyranase has translation MKKGRLLNSELSYEIAKIGHTAHITICDAGLPIPGDVKRIDLAVEAGVPSFIGVLDAVLSEMEVEEIILAEEIKVKNPDMLEKILVTFKKAKMNPKIVWVNHERLKEITHESNAIVRTGECTPYSNIVLKSGVVF, from the coding sequence ATGAAAAAAGGAAGACTTTTAAACAGTGAATTATCATATGAAATAGCAAAAATAGGACATACAGCTCATATTACAATATGTGACGCAGGGCTTCCTATACCTGGAGATGTAAAGAGAATAGACCTTGCAGTAGAAGCTGGTGTACCATCATTTATAGGGGTATTAGATGCAGTATTAAGTGAGATGGAAGTTGAGGAGATAATCCTTGCTGAAGAGATTAAGGTAAAAAATCCTGATATGCTTGAAAAAATTCTTGTGACATTTAAGAAAGCTAAGATGAATCCTAAAATAGTTTGGGTAAATCATGAAAGATTAAAAGAGATTACGCATGAAAGCAATGCAATAGTAAGAACAGGAGAGTGTACTCCTTACTCTAATATCGTCTTAAAATCAGGAGTTGTATTTTAG